The segment GTCTATAAACAGTATTACGAATATCACTACGCCTGGAGTCATTCTTCAAATAATCTCCCCGCACAATATATGATTGCATGCTTCTGGGAAGGACAGGAAGGCAGTTTCTTACTATGGATATTCTGGCAGTCATTATTAGGATTAATATTGATCAAAACCCTTAAAAAAAGAAATGGTGTTCATGAAGGAACCCTCAAAGACAATAGCTGGGAAGCGCCTGTAATGGCCATCTTTTCGTTGGTGCAGGCATTTATTTGCTCTATGATCCTTGGTGTGGTAATTTTCAATATTAAAATAGGCAGCTCGCCTTTTATATTGTTAAGAGATTTTATGACAGAGGCGCCTATCTTTATGACAAACCCTGATTTTATCCCTGAAGATGGTACTGGCCTGAACCCATTGCTACAAAACTACTGGATGGTCATTCATCCCCCCACTCTTTTTTTGGGATTTGCGGCTGTATTAGTCCCGGCTGCATTTGCCTATGCCGGGCTGTGGCAAAAGCGGTATACAGAATGGATAAGGCCTGCATTGCCCTGGGCGCTGTTTGCCACTGTGATCCTGGGTATAGGGATCCTGATGGGAGGATATTGGGCTTACGAGACACTTAATTTTGGAGGCTACTGGAACTGGGACCCCGTTGAAAATGCTGTTTTTGTACCATGGATTGTTTTAATTGCAAGTATGCATTCAATGGTAGTTGCACGTAAAAAAGGAACATCCATGAAATTATCATTCATATTGGTGATCACAACATTTCTTTTGATATTATATTCCACTTTCCTTACAAGAAGCGGGATACTGGGTAATTCTTCGGTTCATTCATTCACTGATTTGGGACTTTCCGGACAGCTTTTAATAGTTCTGGTGGCATTTGTCTTAATTTCAATATTTTTCATGGTAAGATCATGGAAAAAGATTCCCTCTTCACCGGGTGAGGTTTCAACTTATTCAAGGGAGTTCTGGGTTTTTATTGGCATTACAGTGCTGTGCCTTTGCGCGTTCCAGATCATCATTACCACTTCTATTCCTGTTTACAATGCAATACTTGAAAATATTGGAATTGAATCGAATGTAGCGCCACCTGCCGACCAAATAGCTCATTATAGCAAAATACAGGTTTGGTTTGCACTCTTTATTGCCATATTATCTGGTATTGGCCAATATTTCTGGTGGCACAAAACTCCAATTCTGAAACCCGAAACTCGAAATCTGAAACCCGAAACCAGAAATTTGAAAGGCAAAATCCAAAATCCAAGGTCTAAAATTCTTAACGCCATATCTATTCCTTTTATATTGACGATGATTATATCAAGTGTTATAATCTTATTAGCCCAGATAAGAAACATTAGTTATATCCTGCTGCTTACATGTGCAATGTTCACGATTATTGCAAACCTGAATATTTTTATAAATGTGGTAAAAAATAATTACAAGTTAGCTGGCGGCTCAGTAGCACACGTTGGCATAGGATTAATGCTCATTGGTATACTTTTCTCATCGGGTTTTTCAAAAGTAGTTTCTCTCAATACAACCGGGATGTTATATTCTAAAGAATTTCCGGATGAAATGAACCGGGAAAATATTTTGCTATGGCCAAATGAGCCGCAGACCATGAATGAATACAGGGTAACGTACAAGGGCAGGTATATTGAAGCGTTAGGTTTCCCCGGTTACATTAAAAAAGAAATGCTGATCCAAACCCAAAATGCGCACAAGGTAGTTGCGAGAGAAGATATTCTTTACAAAGAAAAAGTTTTTTATAAAAAAGGCGATACTTTGAATATTTATCCTGAGAATACTTACTATGAAGTTGAATATCAGCCTACAGGGCAAGGTAAAAATAAAACAAGCAACACCTTCACCCTGTTTCCAAGAGCCCAGGTTAACCCCGATATGGGCCTTATTGCCTCCCCGGATATAAAAACATTTTTAACCAAAGATCTATATACGCATGTTTCATCCATACCTGATCCGAATGAAGAAAAACAGTGGGGTGAGACCAAAGAGTATGTAATGAGCATTGGAGATACCATAATCGTAAACGATTTTTTTGCAATTCTTGATGGTATTGAAAGACTATATGCAGTGCATGGAATCCGGCTTAGTCCTGCTGACGCAGCAGTAAAAGCAAAAATACGTATTTTGGGAAAGGCTAAAAACCATTATTCCGCTCCTGTTTATGTAATACATGATAAGATGGTAGGCCGGATCCCCGATGTTAATGAAGAACTTGGCTTAAAGTTCACCCTCCTGCATATTGACCCCGAAAGACAAAAATTTACAATTAGCGTTAATACATCCCAAAGAGATTACATCATCTTAAAAGCAGTAGAAAAGCCATTTATAAACCTGCTCTGGATCGGTACCTTTTTGATGATTATAGGATTTTGTATTGCTATTGTGAGGAGATATGGGGAGTTTGCGAAAGTAAGGGAAAAGGGGGTGGAATAATTAAGCTATTTAAGTAAAAAGTAAAAAGTAAAAAGTAAAAAAAAAGTAAAAAACTATGAAAAAAGATTTGTGTGAAAGACTGTTTAAGTTTGCAGTTGATGTAATTAGATTTTTAATGAGAGAATCAAATTATTGGTTAAGAATATTTAAAGAGCAACTAAATAGGCGATATACAAAAGTGCCATTACCTGGTAGATGAGTCAGAGCAGTTAAAAAAAATACTTGGTTCAATCGCAAGCAAATGAAATAAAAACTTTACTTTTTACTTTTTACTTTTTACTTTCTACTTTTTGATCCTCAGCCCAAAGCCATGCTGTTATTGCCTCTTTAATATTATCAATAGCTTCCTTTTCATCTTTACCTTGTGAAACACAACCGGGAAGAGCAGGGCATTCAACGACTATCCAGCCATCTTCTGCTTTTTGTATGTTAATATGGAAAATCATATCATGTATTTAATTACAAAATTAATAAATATTTTCATTTAGTTGCAAACAATTATTATGTTTTTTAAAATTACAAATATGAAAACAAAATCTCTTGTGCTCATATCATTACTCATTTGTGTTTTCAATGTTTATACTGCAGGTGCTCAAAAAACACCCAAGCGCACCCTCTCCTTCCAGCAATGGATTGATGAAATGGTAAACTGTAAAGATTCGGTGTATGTGTTGGATGGTGCAGATATTATTTTTGACGAAACAAAGGATAATGAATTTGGCAAAAGAGCTCAAAATGACCAGGCAGAAGATATCATCATTCATGCTGATATAGTTATCAAAAATTGTAATTTCAAAACTGCTCAACTTACCGATGAATATATTAGATTAAATCATTTTACTTTTCGGAGAAATGTAATGTTTTGGGATAATAAAGCTGAATCTCCTATCAATTTTAATAATTGTACATTCAATGCAAGATTGGATTTCCTCTGGAATGATTTTTCATATTTATTTATTTATGATACATATTTAAAAGGTTCTTTCATTGAAGGTCATAATAATTTTGCAACTATTGAGTTTAATAATGTGGTTTTTGAAGCAAACCATGATAGCAAGACTTGTTATTTTGTGTTATCTTCAAAATCACTCAAAAGAGTTGAAATTTATAATTCTAAATTTCAATTATCAGATTCTCTAAAAGAATTGCCCATTGAACCAAGCATGATACCTGGTATATGGTTTAATGTAATGACTGATAATTTAACTTTTAACAATAATACATTTGACTTACCGGTTTCGTTTGGTGGATTGACAGCCCATGTAGATTTAGCTGTGAAAAATTGCAGCTTTAATAATTTTATAGATGTAGAAGCCATTAATTTCCCTGAACGCAATATCAATTTTGACTGGAAAATGCTCTCCGGAAGATTATCTATCTTAAATCAGAATGATGAAGGTATGTTAGACATTTACCAAGGTAAAACAGATGCTGAAATAGCAGACTTTTATCACCTGAAGGAGCTGATAGCGGCTTATAATAAGTTTTTTAAGATCTACCGTGAAAGAGGTGATATAGAATCGGCAAATGCTTGTTTTATTGAGATGAAGGATTTGGATACCCGCAGGCTCAAATACAATTATGAACAATCACCCACATTTGAATCTTACCTTTCCTATAAAGTAAATGTTTTCCTTAAATTCTTCTGTGATTATGGCACCAATCCACCAAAATCACTGATCATTTCATTTTATGTGATCTTAATATTTTCGGTTTTTTACTTTTTCTTCCAAAGCGAATGGGATAATATCAGCCGTAGTTTTTTGATGAGAAAGTCAAACAAATTATTACAATATTTCCGGTCAGAGCAGAAGCTTGAAGATTTTTATTCCGAGCAACATAAAGCAGAATTACAATCCTGGTTAGCGTTTAGAGACAATATTATACAAAGCAAAAAAGAAGTTCCTTTATTTATTACTTTGCTTTTAAAACCATTATACCGCATCTCTGTCCTTCATCATAAAGTTACAAGCTGGCTTTACCACAGAACCGATATCTTAAGCGGCCGCTGGATAGACCTGAAACCTGCACGTAAATGGTTTGTTGCAACCACTGTGAGCATTTCCATCATCTTTTATTTGGTTTACCTGGTTGCGTTGCGGAGCTTTAATGCGTTCTTTCTCAGCATCAATACCTTCTCTACCCTTGGTTTCGGTGACATTCCCGTAAAAGGCATTTCACGCTATATGGCAATTTTGGAAGGGTTTTTAGGTTGGTTCTTGTTGAGTATATTCAGTGTAAGTTTGATCAGTCAGATATTACAGAATTAGTCATTAGTTAATTTCGCAGAGTATTTCAAAGGTTTTTATAAATAAAATTTGTAATTTATATCTATGTCATTTAAATTTGCATAGAAAAAAAAATGGATCAAATTATTTAAAAACATAGAGAGCCTGCAAAAATGAATATCTCCGATTTTACTGATTCACTTTTAAAGGAAATCATTAAAAAGTTATAGTCCCTTAAAAATCTATCCCTGGTACCTTGGACAAGTTTTTTCCTATCTTGAAGTTTTTGTAAATATAAATTGAGTAAAAACTACAAAATATCGATCATCGGAGCCGGCAATCTTGCCTGGCATCTTGCACAGGAGCTTGAAAAAGCAGACCACCTGATCATAGAAGTATTTAGCCGAAAATTGAAAAATGCCCGGACTTTGACTTCCAGGCTATACGATGCGGAGCCAACCGACAAACTAAATTTTTCTTCAAGCAATACAGAGGTTTTTATCATAGCTGTTACTGATGATGCATTACCGGAAGTTGTATCAAAGATCGTTCTACCCAAAAATGCTGTGGTCGCCCATACTTCAGGAAGTTTTTCCTTAGATAGTCTTAATCTCAAATCTCATATGGGAGTATTCTATCCCTTACAAACATTTACCAAACATACAGAAGTTAATTTCAAAGAAATACCAATATGCATAGAAGCACTTGATGAAACAACAGAAAATGTACTCTCTGAAATTGCAAAAAGCATCAGTAAAAAGGTACTTTTTCTGAATTCCGAAAAAAGAAAGGTTTTGCATCTTGCAGCAGTATTTGCGTGTAATTTTACAAATCATCTATTGAGCAATGCCAAAACTATTTTAGACCGGGAGGGATTGGAATTTTCTCTTTTAGAACCATTAATTATTGAAACCATTGAAAAAGCATTGGAATTTGATCCTGATAAAGTACAAACAGGACCCGCTGCGAGGAGAGATAAACAATTAATAAATGATCAATTTAAATATCTTAAAAAGTACCCGGAGCTACAGAAGATCTATAAATCTCTGACTGAGAGTATACTTAAAAACGTTTGACGGTTACGGTTACGATGCCTGTTTCGTTAAGTGTCTTTGGGTTAGGTAACCCTTAAACGAAAAACGATATGGGCCTAGTGTAGCAACAATTTAATTACGCAATATTGTAATCATAAAATATATTATTTCTATGAGATTAGTAACTCTTTCAGCTAATCACAAACCATTTAACCATATAGCCATATAACCATTTGTTGATTAATAACGAAAGAATCTATTTATTACTAATTAATGTTGCAAAACTAAATTGTTGCTACACTAGTAACCCTTAAACGCTGAACGAAAACATATTATGAAAGTAAAAGAAAATACTACTAATAAGATCAAAGTAACACTGATCCAGTCTGCTTTGCATTGGGAAGATATTGACGCCAACCTTGCCATGTTTGAAGAAAAGATATGGCAAATAGGTCAAAAAACAGACCTGATAGTGCTGCCCGAAATGTTTACTACTGGCTTTACGATGAATACTGCCAGGCTTGCAGAACCAATGAATAGCAAATCTTTTAGGTGGATGAAGCAGCAAGCTGCACAGACTAAAGCTGTTATTGTTGGAAGCATCATTATCAAAGAAGGGCAAAGTTGTTTCAACAGGCTTGTATGGATGAACCCGGATGGCACTTATTCAACATACGATAAAAGGCATTTGTTTAGGATGGCTGATGAGCATAATTATTATGCAGCGGGAAATGAAAAAATTATCATGGAAATAAACGGTTGGAAGATTTGTCCCCTGGTATGTTATGACCTCCGTTTCCCGGTGTGGAGCAGGAATAAAAATGAATCGGTGAATCGGGGAAGTGGAGAAACGGTGAAAATCCCAAATTCCAAATCCCAAACCCGCAATCCAGTTCCGGCTTATGATTGTCTTATCTATATCGCCAACTGGCCGGAACCGAGACAAACTGCCTGGGACGTGCTTTTACGTGCAAGGGCAGTAGAAAATCTGTGCTATGTAAT is part of the Cytophagales bacterium genome and harbors:
- a CDS encoding cytochrome C biogenesis protein, yielding MLHTFIGNLGHLFIIISFVASLVATYSYFIINSSSSPWGGLGVRWKIFARSAFLIHTFSIIGVIVCLFVIVYKQYYEYHYAWSHSSNNLPAQYMIACFWEGQEGSFLLWIFWQSLLGLILIKTLKKRNGVHEGTLKDNSWEAPVMAIFSLVQAFICSMILGVVIFNIKIGSSPFILLRDFMTEAPIFMTNPDFIPEDGTGLNPLLQNYWMVIHPPTLFLGFAAVLVPAAFAYAGLWQKRYTEWIRPALPWALFATVILGIGILMGGYWAYETLNFGGYWNWDPVENAVFVPWIVLIASMHSMVVARKKGTSMKLSFILVITTFLLILYSTFLTRSGILGNSSVHSFTDLGLSGQLLIVLVAFVLISIFFMVRSWKKIPSSPGEVSTYSREFWVFIGITVLCLCAFQIIITTSIPVYNAILENIGIESNVAPPADQIAHYSKIQVWFALFIAILSGIGQYFWWHKTPILKPETRNLKPETRNLKGKIQNPRSKILNAISIPFILTMIISSVIILLAQIRNISYILLLTCAMFTIIANLNIFINVVKNNYKLAGGSVAHVGIGLMLIGILFSSGFSKVVSLNTTGMLYSKEFPDEMNRENILLWPNEPQTMNEYRVTYKGRYIEALGFPGYIKKEMLIQTQNAHKVVAREDILYKEKVFYKKGDTLNIYPENTYYEVEYQPTGQGKNKTSNTFTLFPRAQVNPDMGLIASPDIKTFLTKDLYTHVSSIPDPNEEKQWGETKEYVMSIGDTIIVNDFFAILDGIERLYAVHGIRLSPADAAVKAKIRILGKAKNHYSAPVYVIHDKMVGRIPDVNEELGLKFTLLHIDPERQKFTISVNTSQRDYIILKAVEKPFINLLWIGTFLMIIGFCIAIVRRYGEFAKVREKGVE
- a CDS encoding type II toxin-antitoxin system HicB family antitoxin, with amino-acid sequence MIFHINIQKAEDGWIVVECPALPGCVSQGKDEKEAIDNIKEAITAWLWAEDQKVESKK
- a CDS encoding two pore domain potassium channel family protein: MFFKITNMKTKSLVLISLLICVFNVYTAGAQKTPKRTLSFQQWIDEMVNCKDSVYVLDGADIIFDETKDNEFGKRAQNDQAEDIIIHADIVIKNCNFKTAQLTDEYIRLNHFTFRRNVMFWDNKAESPINFNNCTFNARLDFLWNDFSYLFIYDTYLKGSFIEGHNNFATIEFNNVVFEANHDSKTCYFVLSSKSLKRVEIYNSKFQLSDSLKELPIEPSMIPGIWFNVMTDNLTFNNNTFDLPVSFGGLTAHVDLAVKNCSFNNFIDVEAINFPERNINFDWKMLSGRLSILNQNDEGMLDIYQGKTDAEIADFYHLKELIAAYNKFFKIYRERGDIESANACFIEMKDLDTRRLKYNYEQSPTFESYLSYKVNVFLKFFCDYGTNPPKSLIISFYVILIFSVFYFFFQSEWDNISRSFLMRKSNKLLQYFRSEQKLEDFYSEQHKAELQSWLAFRDNIIQSKKEVPLFITLLLKPLYRISVLHHKVTSWLYHRTDILSGRWIDLKPARKWFVATTVSISIIFYLVYLVALRSFNAFFLSINTFSTLGFGDIPVKGISRYMAILEGFLGWFLLSIFSVSLISQILQN
- a CDS encoding DUF2520 domain-containing protein, coding for MSKNYKISIIGAGNLAWHLAQELEKADHLIIEVFSRKLKNARTLTSRLYDAEPTDKLNFSSSNTEVFIIAVTDDALPEVVSKIVLPKNAVVAHTSGSFSLDSLNLKSHMGVFYPLQTFTKHTEVNFKEIPICIEALDETTENVLSEIAKSISKKVLFLNSEKRKVLHLAAVFACNFTNHLLSNAKTILDREGLEFSLLEPLIIETIEKALEFDPDKVQTGPAARRDKQLINDQFKYLKKYPELQKIYKSLTESILKNV
- a CDS encoding nitrilase family protein, which gives rise to MKVKENTTNKIKVTLIQSALHWEDIDANLAMFEEKIWQIGQKTDLIVLPEMFTTGFTMNTARLAEPMNSKSFRWMKQQAAQTKAVIVGSIIIKEGQSCFNRLVWMNPDGTYSTYDKRHLFRMADEHNYYAAGNEKIIMEINGWKICPLVCYDLRFPVWSRNKNESVNRGSGETVKIPNSKSQTRNPVPAYDCLIYIANWPEPRQTAWDVLLRARAVENLCYVIGVNRVKQDGNGINYAGGSAVIDHKGERLFYKLKSEIVKTITLDKKELMSYREKFPAHLDGDEFEIKE